One region of Bombus affinis isolate iyBomAffi1 chromosome 5, iyBomAffi1.2, whole genome shotgun sequence genomic DNA includes:
- the LOC126916194 gene encoding neuropathy target esterase sws isoform X1: MPTMEVVELFNKCNESLGSYLFSRWIGQLIAEYQISRTLFIIIISILVILLIASIIILRKWKNKEFLPEVKEFVGVGTGKPRFRKRDKVLFYGRKMLRKVKSISGQVHATGQGKKRKAVMRFARRLLQLKKETAPQQLKVLEPPAEYLEEDLGPGEKVPPDALYMLQSIRVFGHFEKPVFLKLCKHTEIMNLPAGSTLFKIGDPDENLFIVQQGLVNVYITGSDGSQISLKLVKTGESVTSLLSFTDVLTGHTSTYKTVSARTVEDSIVVKLPMSAFQEVFQDHPDAFVRVIQVIMVRLQRVTFTALHQYLGLSAELVNQGPHKKKQSPFSGSPVRSRTKETFSTQNIENQSNTTATVSSENDKNEVFHRDISTSSHQSVPIVISRRPKTNLDWKNQNLSPQSGQNTADMVPECDSHWANSSPITSQQVSQPDVIHTGNSHPSKKRSTTTEPIQQQLDEAQLVQMATEAFVRELGLEDDSILKDGKVQIREVPAGTYLMKEESHKDVALVYVVSGSLIISQRVSEGRDVGQEVHMFSAHQGEIVGGLAVLTGEPSFYTIRAKHSSRIALLSKPTFFAIMREQPTVVLHVAHSVVRRLSPFVRQVDFALDWLFLESGRAVYRQGDESDSTFIVLSGRLRSVITYMNGKKELVAEYGKGDLVGIVEMVTQTPRSTTVMAVRDSELAKLPEGLFNVIKLRYPIVVTRLINLLGHRILGTWQQAHTKNGSSDTQRAAATVDARPAQVNFSTVAIVPVSDDVPLTAFTYELYHSLCAIGPCLRLTSDVVRKTLGSTIMEPANEYRLTSWLAQQEDQHRISLYQCDPTYTLWTQRCVRQADCILIVGLGDKPPSIGRTEREVERLVMRTQKELVLLHKEQSGQRPTNTVQWLNMRSWVSSHHHIQCPKRMFTRRSQYRINELYSKVLMSEPNIHSDFSRLARWLTGTSVGLVLGGGGARGAAHVGMLKAVIEAGIPIDMVGGVSIGAFMGALWCMEKNITTTTQKAREWSKKMTQWWRQIMDLTYPVTSMFSGKDFNSTIQTTFGDTYIEDLWLPYFTITTDITDSCMRTHTHGSLWRYIRASMSLSGYMPPMCDPVDGHLLLDGGYVNNLPADEMLRQGAHHILAIDVGSQDDTDLTNYGDSLSGWWLLWKRWNPFATPVKVPNLPDIQSRLAYVSCVRQLEEVKNSDYCEYIRPPIDKYKTLQFANFDEIKDVGYQHGKTYFEVQLKAGVLPRFNADRENARALRAKHQAANQQTVSSYTFTDLAQMVCKVSRGSIYVDLEIDSDTDELEEYEADLEEDAQEVGYASEPTAGILDQSPDENRLRRRTGVSLSLSDTEAESELDYHTKIF, translated from the exons ATGCCCACTATGGAG GTGGTAGAACTATTCAATAAATGTAATGAAAGTCTAGGTTCTTATTTATTTTCAAGATGGATTGGCCAGTTAATTGCGGAATACCAAATATCAAGAACTCTGTTTATAATCATAATATCGATTCTTGTGATTTTATTGATTGCATCTATAATTATTCTTCGAAAATGGAAAAACAAAGAATTCCTCCCAGAAGTGAAAGAATTTGTTGGGGTAGGTACAGGCAAGCCCAGATTCAGAAAAAGAGACAAGGTACTCTTTTATGGAAGAAAAATGTTGCGCAAAGTGAAATCCATCAGTGGACAAGTACATGCAACTGgacaaggaaagaaaagaaaggctGTTATGAGATTTGCACGAAGACTTTTGCAACTTAAGAAAGAGACAGCGCCACAACAACTAAAa gTTTTAGAACCTCCTGCTGAATATTTAGAAGAAGATTTAGGTCCTGGAGAGAAAGTACCACCTGATGCTTTATATATGTTACAAAGTATCAGAGTATTCGGTCATTTTGAAAAACCAGTATTTCTTAAATTATGCAAGCATACAGAAATTATGAATTTACCAGCTGGGAGCACTTTATTTAAAATTGGAGATCCagatgaaaatttatttatcgtaCAGCAAGGCTTAGTTAATGTTTATATCACAGGATCTGATGGTTCTCAAATATCACTAAAGCTAGTGAAAACTGGAGAATCAGTAACTAGTCTTCTTAGCTTCACAGATGTACTTACTGGGCATACAAGTACCTATAAAACAGTATCAGCCAGAACTGTGGAGGATTCTATTGTAGTCAAGTTACCAATGAGTGCATTTCAAGAG GTTTTTCAAGATCATCCTGATGCATTTGTTCGAGTTATCCAGGTCATTATGGTCCGTCTTCAAAGAGTCACTTTCACTGCTTTACATCAATATCTTGGATTATCTGCAGAATTAGTTAATCAAGGACCAcacaaaaagaaacaaagccCATTTTCAGGATCTCCAGTTAGATCAAGAACTAAAGAAACATTTTctacccaaaatatagaaaatcaATCCAATACAACTGCAACTGTCTCAtcagaaaatgataaaaatgaagTGTTTCATCGCGACATTTCTACAAGTAGTCATCAAAGTGTACCTATAGTTATAAGTCGACG GCCAAAAACTAATCTTGATTGGAAAAATCAAAATTTAAGTCCACAATCAGGTCAGAATACAGCAGATATGGTACCAGAATGTGATTCTCATTGGGCAAATTCTTCGCCTATAACTTCACAACAAGTATCACAACCAGATGTAATACACACGGGAAATTCACATCCAAGCAAAAAGAGGTCTACTACTACTGAACCAATACAACAACAACTCGATGAAGCACAGCTTGTGCAAATGGCTACGGAAGCATTTGTTCGGGAACTTGGCTTAGAAGATGATTCAATACTCAAAGATGGCAAAGTTCAAATCAGAGAAGTACCAGCTGGAACATACTTAATGAAGGAAGAATCTCATAAG GATGTTGCGCTTGTTTATGTTGTATCTGGTTCGTTAATAATCAGTCAACGCGTTTCAGAAGGTAGAGATGTAGGTCAAGAAGTTCATATGTTTAGCGCTCATCAAGGCGAGATTGTTGGTGGTCTAGCTGTATTGACTGGAGAACCTTCTTTTTATACCATTAGAGCAAAGCATTCTAGTCGCATAGCACTTCTTAGTAAACCAACATTTTTCGCTATTATGCGAGAACAACCAACTGTTGTATTACATGTTGCTCATTCAGTTGTTCGAAGACTTAGTCCCTTCGTAAGACAG GTTGATTTTGCACTTGATTGGCTATTTCTTGAAAGTGGAAGAGCAGTGTATCGACAAGGAGATGAATCAGATTCAACATTTATTGTGTTAAGTGGTCGACTTCGGTCGGTAATCACATATATGAATGGGAAAAAAGAACTCGTTGCAGAATATGGAAAAGGCGATCTTGTTGGTATTGTAGAAATGGTTACACAAACACCACGATCAACAACAGTAATGGCAGTACGAGATTCTGAATTAGCAAAACTTCCGGAGGGactatttaatgttataaaacTTCGTTATCCAATAGTAGTTACAAGACTTATAAATTTACTTGGACATCGTATACTTGGCACCTGGCAACAAGCGCACACAAAGAATGGCAGTAGTGATACAca ACGGGCCGCTGCAACAGTTGATGCAAGACCAGCTCAAGTAAATTTCTCAACTGTTGCAATAGTCCCGGTATCCGACGATGTCCCATTAACAGCATTTACGTATGAACTTTATCACTCGTTATGTGCAATTGGGCCATGTTTACGCCTTACATCTGATGTGGTTCGAAAA ACATTAGGTAGCACCATAATGGAACCTGCAAATGAATACCGTCTAACATCATGGCTTGCGCAGCAAGAGGATCAACACCGAATTTCTTTATACCAATGCGACCCAACGTACACATTGTGGACCCAACGATGTGTTCGACAAGCCGACTGTATTCTCATTGTAGGTTTAGGAGATAAACCTCCATCCATAGGCAGAACTGAACGTGAAGTCGAACGTTTAGTAATGAGAACGCAAAAAGAATTGGTACTTTTGCATAAAGAACAAAGTGGACAACGACCTACCAATACAGTGCAGTGGTTGAATATGAGATCTTGGGTTTCTAGTCATCATCACATTCAATGTCCTAAACGAATGTTTACAAGAAGATCTCAGTATAGAATT AATGAGCTGTATTCCAAAGTTCTGATGTCCGAGCCAAACATACATAGTGATTTCAGTAGGCTTGCTCGCTGGTTAACTGGAACTTCCGTTGGGCTTGTACTTGGAGGTGGAGGTGCTAGAGGTGCAGCCCATGTAGGGATGCTTAAAGCAGTTATCGAAGCCGGTATACCTATAGACATGGTTGGTGGAGTTAGTATTGGAGCGTTTATGGGTGCTTTATGGTGtatggaaaaaaatataacaacaACGACCCAGAAAGCTCGTGAATGGTCTAAG AAAATGACACAATGGTGGAGACAAATAATGGATTTAACATATCCAGTAACATCCATGTTTTCTGGAAAGGACTTCAATAGCACAATTCAAACAACATTTGGTGATACGTACATAGAAGATTTATGGTTACCATATTTTACAATAACCACAGACATCACTGATTCTTGTATGCGCACTCATACACACG GATCGCTGTGGCGGTACATTCGGGCTTCGATGTCTTTGTCTGGTTATATGCCACCCATGTGTGACCCAGTTGACGGCCATCTCCTGCTCGACGGCGGGTACGTCAATAACCTTCCAG CTGACGAAATGTTGAGACAAGGAGCACATCATATTTTGGCCATTGACGTTGGATCACAAGATGATACGGATTTAACAAATTATGGAGATTCTTTATCCGGTTGGTGGTTATTGTGGAAACGATGGAATCCTTTCGCAACGCCTGTCAAAGTTCCGAATTTACCCGACATACAATCGAGATTAGCATACGTGAGTTGTGTACGGCAATTGGAGGAAGTTAAAAACTCAGATTATTGCGAATATATTAGGCCACcaatagataaatataaaacTCTTCAATTCGCTAATTTTGATGAGATTAAAGATGTCGGATATCAACACG GAAAAACTTATTTTGAAGTACAATTGAAAGCTGGGGTTTTACCACGTTTTAATGCAGATAGAGAAAATGCCCGTGCATTACGAGCAAAACACCAAGCGGCAAACCAGCAAACAGTATCTTCTTATACCTTCACAGACTTAGCTCAAATGGTGTGTAAAGTCTCCAGAGGAAGTATATATGTAGATTTGGAAATTGATTCTGATACCGATGAATTAGAGGAATACGAGGCAGATCTAGAAGAAGATGCACAAGAAGTAGGATATGCCTCTGAACCCACTGCTGGTATTCTAGATCAG AGTCCTGACGAAAATCGTCTGCGACGAAGAACTGGTGTTTCCTTAAGTTTGTCTGACACGGAAGCAGAATCAGAATTAGATTATCATACCAAAATATT
- the LOC126916194 gene encoding neuropathy target esterase sws isoform X3, protein MPTMEVVELFNKCNESLGSYLFSRWIGQLIAEYQISRTLFIIIISILVILLIASIIILRKWKNKEFLPEVKEFVGVGTGKPRFRKRDKVLFYGRKMLRKVKSISGQVHATGQGKKRKAVMRFARRLLQLKKETAPQQLKVLEPPAEYLEEDLGPGEKVPPDALYMLQSIRVFGHFEKPVFLKLCKHTEIMNLPAGSTLFKIGDPDENLFIVQQGLVNVYITGSDGSQISLKLVKTGESVTSLLSFTDVLTGHTSTYKTVSARTVEDSIVVKLPMSAFQEVFQDHPDAFVRVIQVIMVRLQRVTFTALHQYLGLSAELVNQGPHKKKQSPFSGSPVRSRTKETFSTQNIENQSNTTATVSSENDKNEVFHRDISTSSHQSVPIVISRRPQSGQNTADMVPECDSHWANSSPITSQQVSQPDVIHTGNSHPSKKRSTTTEPIQQQLDEAQLVQMATEAFVRELGLEDDSILKDGKVQIREVPAGTYLMKEESHKDVALVYVVSGSLIISQRVSEGRDVGQEVHMFSAHQGEIVGGLAVLTGEPSFYTIRAKHSSRIALLSKPTFFAIMREQPTVVLHVAHSVVRRLSPFVRQVDFALDWLFLESGRAVYRQGDESDSTFIVLSGRLRSVITYMNGKKELVAEYGKGDLVGIVEMVTQTPRSTTVMAVRDSELAKLPEGLFNVIKLRYPIVVTRLINLLGHRILGTWQQAHTKNGSSDTQRAAATVDARPAQVNFSTVAIVPVSDDVPLTAFTYELYHSLCAIGPCLRLTSDVVRKTLGSTIMEPANEYRLTSWLAQQEDQHRISLYQCDPTYTLWTQRCVRQADCILIVGLGDKPPSIGRTEREVERLVMRTQKELVLLHKEQSGQRPTNTVQWLNMRSWVSSHHHIQCPKRMFTRRSQYRINELYSKVLMSEPNIHSDFSRLARWLTGTSVGLVLGGGGARGAAHVGMLKAVIEAGIPIDMVGGVSIGAFMGALWCMEKNITTTTQKAREWSKKMTQWWRQIMDLTYPVTSMFSGKDFNSTIQTTFGDTYIEDLWLPYFTITTDITDSCMRTHTHGSLWRYIRASMSLSGYMPPMCDPVDGHLLLDGGYVNNLPADEMLRQGAHHILAIDVGSQDDTDLTNYGDSLSGWWLLWKRWNPFATPVKVPNLPDIQSRLAYVSCVRQLEEVKNSDYCEYIRPPIDKYKTLQFANFDEIKDVGYQHGKTYFEVQLKAGVLPRFNADRENARALRAKHQAANQQTVSSYTFTDLAQMVCKVSRGSIYVDLEIDSDTDELEEYEADLEEDAQEVGYASEPTAGILDQSPDENRLRRRTGVSLSLSDTEAESELDYHTKIF, encoded by the exons ATGCCCACTATGGAG GTGGTAGAACTATTCAATAAATGTAATGAAAGTCTAGGTTCTTATTTATTTTCAAGATGGATTGGCCAGTTAATTGCGGAATACCAAATATCAAGAACTCTGTTTATAATCATAATATCGATTCTTGTGATTTTATTGATTGCATCTATAATTATTCTTCGAAAATGGAAAAACAAAGAATTCCTCCCAGAAGTGAAAGAATTTGTTGGGGTAGGTACAGGCAAGCCCAGATTCAGAAAAAGAGACAAGGTACTCTTTTATGGAAGAAAAATGTTGCGCAAAGTGAAATCCATCAGTGGACAAGTACATGCAACTGgacaaggaaagaaaagaaaggctGTTATGAGATTTGCACGAAGACTTTTGCAACTTAAGAAAGAGACAGCGCCACAACAACTAAAa gTTTTAGAACCTCCTGCTGAATATTTAGAAGAAGATTTAGGTCCTGGAGAGAAAGTACCACCTGATGCTTTATATATGTTACAAAGTATCAGAGTATTCGGTCATTTTGAAAAACCAGTATTTCTTAAATTATGCAAGCATACAGAAATTATGAATTTACCAGCTGGGAGCACTTTATTTAAAATTGGAGATCCagatgaaaatttatttatcgtaCAGCAAGGCTTAGTTAATGTTTATATCACAGGATCTGATGGTTCTCAAATATCACTAAAGCTAGTGAAAACTGGAGAATCAGTAACTAGTCTTCTTAGCTTCACAGATGTACTTACTGGGCATACAAGTACCTATAAAACAGTATCAGCCAGAACTGTGGAGGATTCTATTGTAGTCAAGTTACCAATGAGTGCATTTCAAGAG GTTTTTCAAGATCATCCTGATGCATTTGTTCGAGTTATCCAGGTCATTATGGTCCGTCTTCAAAGAGTCACTTTCACTGCTTTACATCAATATCTTGGATTATCTGCAGAATTAGTTAATCAAGGACCAcacaaaaagaaacaaagccCATTTTCAGGATCTCCAGTTAGATCAAGAACTAAAGAAACATTTTctacccaaaatatagaaaatcaATCCAATACAACTGCAACTGTCTCAtcagaaaatgataaaaatgaagTGTTTCATCGCGACATTTCTACAAGTAGTCATCAAAGTGTACCTATAGTTATAAGTCGACG TCCACAATCAGGTCAGAATACAGCAGATATGGTACCAGAATGTGATTCTCATTGGGCAAATTCTTCGCCTATAACTTCACAACAAGTATCACAACCAGATGTAATACACACGGGAAATTCACATCCAAGCAAAAAGAGGTCTACTACTACTGAACCAATACAACAACAACTCGATGAAGCACAGCTTGTGCAAATGGCTACGGAAGCATTTGTTCGGGAACTTGGCTTAGAAGATGATTCAATACTCAAAGATGGCAAAGTTCAAATCAGAGAAGTACCAGCTGGAACATACTTAATGAAGGAAGAATCTCATAAG GATGTTGCGCTTGTTTATGTTGTATCTGGTTCGTTAATAATCAGTCAACGCGTTTCAGAAGGTAGAGATGTAGGTCAAGAAGTTCATATGTTTAGCGCTCATCAAGGCGAGATTGTTGGTGGTCTAGCTGTATTGACTGGAGAACCTTCTTTTTATACCATTAGAGCAAAGCATTCTAGTCGCATAGCACTTCTTAGTAAACCAACATTTTTCGCTATTATGCGAGAACAACCAACTGTTGTATTACATGTTGCTCATTCAGTTGTTCGAAGACTTAGTCCCTTCGTAAGACAG GTTGATTTTGCACTTGATTGGCTATTTCTTGAAAGTGGAAGAGCAGTGTATCGACAAGGAGATGAATCAGATTCAACATTTATTGTGTTAAGTGGTCGACTTCGGTCGGTAATCACATATATGAATGGGAAAAAAGAACTCGTTGCAGAATATGGAAAAGGCGATCTTGTTGGTATTGTAGAAATGGTTACACAAACACCACGATCAACAACAGTAATGGCAGTACGAGATTCTGAATTAGCAAAACTTCCGGAGGGactatttaatgttataaaacTTCGTTATCCAATAGTAGTTACAAGACTTATAAATTTACTTGGACATCGTATACTTGGCACCTGGCAACAAGCGCACACAAAGAATGGCAGTAGTGATACAca ACGGGCCGCTGCAACAGTTGATGCAAGACCAGCTCAAGTAAATTTCTCAACTGTTGCAATAGTCCCGGTATCCGACGATGTCCCATTAACAGCATTTACGTATGAACTTTATCACTCGTTATGTGCAATTGGGCCATGTTTACGCCTTACATCTGATGTGGTTCGAAAA ACATTAGGTAGCACCATAATGGAACCTGCAAATGAATACCGTCTAACATCATGGCTTGCGCAGCAAGAGGATCAACACCGAATTTCTTTATACCAATGCGACCCAACGTACACATTGTGGACCCAACGATGTGTTCGACAAGCCGACTGTATTCTCATTGTAGGTTTAGGAGATAAACCTCCATCCATAGGCAGAACTGAACGTGAAGTCGAACGTTTAGTAATGAGAACGCAAAAAGAATTGGTACTTTTGCATAAAGAACAAAGTGGACAACGACCTACCAATACAGTGCAGTGGTTGAATATGAGATCTTGGGTTTCTAGTCATCATCACATTCAATGTCCTAAACGAATGTTTACAAGAAGATCTCAGTATAGAATT AATGAGCTGTATTCCAAAGTTCTGATGTCCGAGCCAAACATACATAGTGATTTCAGTAGGCTTGCTCGCTGGTTAACTGGAACTTCCGTTGGGCTTGTACTTGGAGGTGGAGGTGCTAGAGGTGCAGCCCATGTAGGGATGCTTAAAGCAGTTATCGAAGCCGGTATACCTATAGACATGGTTGGTGGAGTTAGTATTGGAGCGTTTATGGGTGCTTTATGGTGtatggaaaaaaatataacaacaACGACCCAGAAAGCTCGTGAATGGTCTAAG AAAATGACACAATGGTGGAGACAAATAATGGATTTAACATATCCAGTAACATCCATGTTTTCTGGAAAGGACTTCAATAGCACAATTCAAACAACATTTGGTGATACGTACATAGAAGATTTATGGTTACCATATTTTACAATAACCACAGACATCACTGATTCTTGTATGCGCACTCATACACACG GATCGCTGTGGCGGTACATTCGGGCTTCGATGTCTTTGTCTGGTTATATGCCACCCATGTGTGACCCAGTTGACGGCCATCTCCTGCTCGACGGCGGGTACGTCAATAACCTTCCAG CTGACGAAATGTTGAGACAAGGAGCACATCATATTTTGGCCATTGACGTTGGATCACAAGATGATACGGATTTAACAAATTATGGAGATTCTTTATCCGGTTGGTGGTTATTGTGGAAACGATGGAATCCTTTCGCAACGCCTGTCAAAGTTCCGAATTTACCCGACATACAATCGAGATTAGCATACGTGAGTTGTGTACGGCAATTGGAGGAAGTTAAAAACTCAGATTATTGCGAATATATTAGGCCACcaatagataaatataaaacTCTTCAATTCGCTAATTTTGATGAGATTAAAGATGTCGGATATCAACACG GAAAAACTTATTTTGAAGTACAATTGAAAGCTGGGGTTTTACCACGTTTTAATGCAGATAGAGAAAATGCCCGTGCATTACGAGCAAAACACCAAGCGGCAAACCAGCAAACAGTATCTTCTTATACCTTCACAGACTTAGCTCAAATGGTGTGTAAAGTCTCCAGAGGAAGTATATATGTAGATTTGGAAATTGATTCTGATACCGATGAATTAGAGGAATACGAGGCAGATCTAGAAGAAGATGCACAAGAAGTAGGATATGCCTCTGAACCCACTGCTGGTATTCTAGATCAG AGTCCTGACGAAAATCGTCTGCGACGAAGAACTGGTGTTTCCTTAAGTTTGTCTGACACGGAAGCAGAATCAGAATTAGATTATCATACCAAAATATT